The sequence CGCTGCGCGCAGCCGGCCGGTGTCCCAGCCGTTGGCGGTGGCCGTGGCCAGCGCGTCAGCGAGATCGTCGTTGTCGCACTTGATCCCGGTTCCGATGGCGGTCGCGGGAACGACGGCCGTCACCATGTCGCGGATCTCGCCCACGGTCAGGCGCGGGCGCGCCGCGCCCTCAGGCGCGGGCGCGGTAAGCGCCTCTCCCTCCCTTCCTTCCTCCCTAGGGGTCGGAAGGGAGGGAGGGTATGTCCGCGATTCGCGGACAACTTCGGCGGACATCTCTGGCGGACAACTCTCGCGGACAACTTCGGCGGACATCTCCGCATCTTGTGAACCTGTCCGCGATTCGCGGACATCTCTGGCGGACATCTCGGGCTGACCTGTCTGCGATTCGCGGACATCTCCTGTCCGCGATTCGCGGACATCTCGCAGCAGTTGGTAGCGAGTGTGGCGTCCTTTGAGCGCATCGACGGCCAGCAGCGCAGACCGGTACTCGGTCGGCTGTGTCAGCGCATCACGGGCGCGGGTGAACGATGACACGTACTTGATCCCGGCCAGCCGCATGATGCCGTCGCGGCCGGGGGCGCAGGTGTTGCCGTCGTAGGAGTCGAGCGCCAGCGCGAGCAGCAGCAGCCGCTCGGTGGGCGTGACCCAATCGGTGGGGATGTCCATGATCCACGCCAGCGCGGGCCGGTTCTCGGGGATGGCGAGGTCGCTCACCAGTCCACCTCCCCGGCGTCGGTGGTGCGGGCCAGCCACTCGCGGCAGCACAGACCTGCGGCGGCCGCGGCGGCGATCTGCTCCACGCCGAGCACGCCGCATGGGTGGGCGACGCCGGCCGGGGCGGTGCAGACGATCGGCGGGGCCGGGGTCAGGTGGGGTCGACTCATCGGTCACCACCTGCCACCAGTCGCAGCACGGGCGGGTCTACGTCGACATGCCAGTCGACGATCAGCCAGCCGCCGCCCACGTGTTCCCACAGGCCGCGGCGCACCAGTTCACCGGCCGCGGCATGCCCGCCGATCTGCGGGATGGCGTCATCGGGCACGAAGCCGTCGGTGTGGTGTCCGGCCGCCCATGACCCGGCCCTGAGCCACAGCGCCGATGCTTCCGGCGACAGGCCGACCATGCGAGGGTCGGCGGTGATGCTCGCGGCGATCACCTGGCGGGTCTGCTCGCGGTTGAGGTGGCGCCTGCTCAAGTTCAGCGCCAGCGCCACCGTGCGCTTGTCGGTGTCGGTGTCCAAGTTGGACACCACCACGGTCGGGCAGTTGATCCCGAGCTCGGCGGCGATCGCATGACGATGATGTCCGTCGAGGATCACACCGTCTTCATCGACCTGGATGGGCACCAGGATGCCGTCGGCGGCGATGGACTCGCGGAGCGCGGTGTACTCCTCGGCCGACAACTCGGGCAGCAGTTGGAACGGTGCCTTGTTCACGTCCCACCGCCACGCACGCTCTCCCCGTCGGCGATGGTCACGGACATGTCGCAGGCAGCGCCTACAATGGAGGAGCGAACTGTGTCGTTAGTCGCCGCCTCCGCGTATCCGTCGCCGGGGGCGGCGACTTTCGTTTGCGGACTCATTGTCAGCTCGCCGCCTTGGAGAACTGGGCTTCCATCCACGCCACTACGTCGCTGCGTCGGTAGACCACGCGGCGGCCGACCTTGGCGAAGGGCGGGCCTTCGTTCCGGTGGCGCCAGTAGGCCAGCGTGGAGGTCGGCCGACGCACCAGGTCGGCGGTCTCCGGCGGGGTCATCCATTCATCCATGAGTCTCTCCTCTAATGCGGAACTCCTACACTTCTAGATGTAACTAGACAAAGTCGGGTCTGTCCACCACTATTGGAGTTGACCTATTCCGTGTTGGAGAGAGAGCCGAAGATGCCGAAGCGACCAGCAGGACTTCCGGGGGGCCGGATGCCGTGGCGTGACCGATTCGTCGAGCGCATGACCCAGTGGCAGGGGGCGCGCGGCTACTCCGACGCCGGACTGGCTGAACGGATCTCGGAATACCACCCGATGAGCGCGGCGACGGTGTGGAAACTGAAGAATGCCGACCCGCCGAGGGGCGTCACGCTCGACGAGGCGATGGCGATCTCCGCTGCGCTCGGGTTCGAGTCGATCGAGCAACTGCTGCAGTCGTCGACCGTGGCTGGCGTCGTCGAGGACCGGATCGTGCGGGCACTGGATCGGGTGCGGTACTACGCCGCGGGGTTTCCGGTAACGAAGATCGACGCCGACCTGAACACAGCCCGCGAGGCGCTCGCCTACGCCGAGGCTCCGCTGACCGACGATGAGGAACGCGGCCTGCTGGCACTGCTCGGCGAACTCCAGACGGAGACCGAGGAACTAGTGAAGATCGCGCAGAGTCGCGCCAACGGTGTCCGTCGCGAGATCAAGGCCACGAAAGACGCGCTGCGGAAGGCGAGCCGGGGGAGGGGAAAGCAATGACCAAGCGAGACATCTACAGGACGGTCACGAAGCGGACCAAGAGGAACCGCGCTGGTGAGGTCACCGGGCACGTCTGGCGGGCGTTGTACCGCCACGACGGACAAGAGCACTCCCGGCACTTCCGCGTGAAGGTCGAGGCTGAGAAGTGGCTCGACGAGGTCACCGCCGACATCGTCAAGGACGAGTACGTCTCGCCGTCCGATCAGGCGATCACGGTCGACCAGTGGTGCGACATGTGGCTGGCGACGCAAGCGGGCAACCGTGAGTCGACGCAGCGGCAGGCGAAGTCCGACCTCGAGCGGATCAGGGCGCGGTTCGGTCACCTCCGACTGAAGGACGTTCGCCCGCTCATGGTGACGACGTGGGGTTCCGAGATGAAGGCCGAGGGGCTGGCGGCGTCCACTGTGGCGAAGTACCGCCGTCGCATGGCGCAGGTGATGAACGCGGCCGTCGAGAACCGGATGCTGTCACGTAGCCCCGTGACGCGTTCCACGACGACTGAGAGCGACGACCAGGGCGAAGCGTTCTGGTACACCACGGAGCAGGTGTGGGCGCTCTACGAGGCGTATGGCGAGCTCGGAGCGGCGGTGCTGCTCGGTGCCTTCGCTGGTCTGCGCATCGGTGAGGTGTGCGGGCTGCGGACTTCGGACGTGGACTGGCAGCGCGGCATCATTACGCCTGCGGTGCAGTGGCCGGCACTGCCGCTGAAGACCGAGGAGTCGCGCAAGTCCATCCCCCGTGCCGCTGGAATTGATCGACATGCTGAACCGGCACGTCAGGCCGGGGTCGACCTGGGTGGTCACTGATGAGGTCGGCAGGCAGGTCGGGCCGTGGCAGATCCAGCGGCTTCACCGCGGTGTGCGGCCTGATGAGCGAGCGCGCTTTCACGATCTGAGGCACTACTTCGCGTCGATGCTGATCGCGCAGGGTGCCAGCATCATCGAGGTGCAACACCGGATGCGACACAAGAAGGCGTCGATCACGTTGGACGTGTACTCGCACCTGATGCGCGACAGCGACGAGTCGACCCGGTCGAAGGTCGGGGGCGTGATCGCAGCCCGCGGGGTCGCGTAGTCCCACTGGACAGCATGAAGCCCCGGTGCCGAGGGGAGGGTCGCTTGGCACCGGGGCTTCAGACTTTGTGGACTACGTGTGGACTACACCAGCCTCAGAGGTCGATTTCCCCCACGAATCCGGGCTGTTAGGCCTAGATGTCGTAGTACATCTCGGAACCGTCGTGGGGGACGAGTAACGACGAGTAGGTGCGAGTGTGCCGGTTTCGTGTGGGAAATGGGCTAGTCACGTTGAGTCAGACGCAGCGGCTTTCGGCAACTTTGTGGACTACGCGTGGACTACGGCACGATCTTGGCGCGCCGCGGCGACAACTACCCCGGAGGGAAATGCCGACAGCGGCGGTCAGCCGACGCGGCCGGAACCAGAAACGACACGCCCGGGGTGGACTGAAGGGGCGACCACCCGCCAGGGCCGCGGCCCTGCTACGGGCAACCACAGCACCGTGCAACGGGTGGCCGCCGACGCCAACGGTACACAGCACAACGCCCCCGCCACCACGATGGGCAACGGGGGCGCGATGCCCTCACGAGGTCGTCAGGCAGGCTGAGCGTTGAGCCAGTCCCGAGCGACGTTCACCGCGTCCGAGATCGTCACCACCCCGTAGTGGGTGAATACGTCGGACTCGGTGCCATCCGCATACACGTTGAAAGTGGCGCTCCCGTTCCAGATGACCACCATGTTTGACTCATCATCGGCGTACGCGATCACGTCGCCGGTCTGAAGAATGAGCATGTTCGTTCCCCCGTTCTCAGGCATCGACCAGACCGCCGACGTAGTCCGCGCCGCGACGGAACGCCTCCAGCCACACCTGCGCGACCAGTTTCGCCTGGTCGAAACCGTCGACCGACTGGGAGAACTCGGCCAGCGGGCTGCCGCCGTCGAGGAACACCGTGAACCGGTTCCCGCCGGACCACAACACCACGTAGTCGTCCTCCGCGGCCGCGACGACGACACCGGGCCGCAGCGACCCGATCAGATCAGTTCCAGTTGAGTAGGCGCGCATCAGCGCATCACCCCGTTTCCGTAGCAGTATCGGCTGGCCGGGTGCCTCCGATTGATCCACACGCTACGCGCCCCCGGCGGTCACGGTCAACGGTCGGCCCGAAGTGGCGCCCTCACGCCAACAGGACCGCGACGAGGGCCACCAGCAGCGCCACCAGCGCCGCCCCGCCCCCGCAGCCACGGCCGGCGCTGGCCTTGTCATCGAGCAGTGGCACCCCGTCGTCGTCTGTGTCCCACATGAGGTTTGCGTTCACGCCGCCGTTCGGGAAGCCCTCGAGCGCGACCTTGATCTTCGCCTTACGTCTGCCAGTGCTGTGCAGGTAGGCCAGCATCCGCACCACGTTGTCGCGGTCGCTTGCAGTCCGGCCCCTCGGGTCGAGCAGTCCGGCGTACACCCCGTCGACGTACACCTGGGCGGGGTCGCCGACGTTGACCGGCCGGCGCACCTCCGCGGCCGTGAAGACTTCGGCGTACTCGTCGCTCGGGCCGCCGTTGTGGCGGTCGAACACGGCACGCACCCGCGGCTTGTCTGGCTTCTCGATGGGCACATACGCCCCGGCGAACTTCATCTGACGACCCCCGTCGCTCTCGTCTCGTGCCACCCAGCCTAGTGCGCCTCTCACTGCATTGCGTCGCCGTCCTTGGCCCAACCGATCGCCCGCTGCCGCATCTCCGTTAGTCGGCTGGAGTCGGCGTCGACGCGGGCCTGCTCATCGGGGTGCAACTGGAGCCGGCGGGCGGCACGCAGACGATCCAGGGCGTCGGGCTCGTGTTCCTTGTACTGGTCGCGGACCTTGCGTGTCTCGGGTGACAGGCCGAGCATCCGCAGCGTCGCGTTCAGATGCGGCGCGACCCATCCGACCGTCTTACGCCACGCGGCGGGGTCGTCCTCGCTGGCCGCGGAGTCGATCACGGCCGCCAGTTGCAGCGCGACCTGCACCTGGGCCTCGTCCTCGGGTTCCAGGTGAGTG is a genomic window of Gemmatimonadota bacterium containing:
- a CDS encoding tyrosine-type recombinase/integrase, which gives rise to MLNRHVRPGSTWVVTDEVGRQVGPWQIQRLHRGVRPDERARFHDLRHYFASMLIAQGASIIEVQHRMRHKKASITLDVYSHLMRDSDESTRSKVGGVIAARGVA
- a CDS encoding ParB N-terminal domain-containing protein; this translates as MNKAPFQLLPELSAEEYTALRESIAADGILVPIQVDEDGVILDGHHRHAIAAELGINCPTVVVSNLDTDTDKRTVALALNLSRRHLNREQTRQVIAASITADPRMVGLSPEASALWLRAGSWAAGHHTDGFVPDDAIPQIGGHAAAGELVRRGLWEHVGGGWLIVDWHVDVDPPVLRLVAGGDR
- a CDS encoding helix-turn-helix domain-containing protein — encoded protein: MDEWMTPPETADLVRRPTSTLAYWRHRNEGPPFAKVGRRVVYRRSDVVAWMEAQFSKAAS